The genomic window CCGTTTTCATTGATTCCGCTATCACATTTACCAATTGTTGCATGGATTTTCCTGAAATGGTATAGATCAATTCGATGCTCATTTCTATTTTTTCACCATCCACTATTTTATCGCGAATACCATTTCCATCAGTATCTTTCCACCCTTCCTTATCCAATATTTTTTTGGCGCCCTCCACATCAAAAGAAATAAGTTTTAAATCCGGATTAAATTCTTTTTTAAGAGGAGAAACCATGCTGGGCCAGCGTTTTGCCTTACCTAATGCTATTACCTGGATAATCTGATCTACCGGCACCAGCATCGCCATCGCTTTTCTTACGTTAACATCTACCAGCAGTTTTTTTCTATGCGAGCCATCCGGTCTTTCATTCATAACAATCATAGTGCTGGTATACATCTCCATAAAGGCAGAATTGTAATTATGGTTAAAGGCAGAATCATTTTGCAGGCTCATAAGTGCCTGTGTAGTAAGCCAGGTAGAGACGTCAATTTGCTGGGATTCACATTCAAGCTTTGCTGCATTTTCGTCGCGTATAACTTTAAAAATAATTTTATCAGGAAAATTACTGAGGTACCTGTTGGGATGCTCCAGCTTTTGTACCCAGTTATTTTCTTTTCGCAGAAGCGTAATCGTCTGATCCCGATCCCAGGAAATTACTTTATAGGGGCCCTCACCAAACTGAAGACTCAAATCGTTGCCATATTTTCCCTCATTAAAATTATTTGCCCACGCGACAAGATCAGGGTGCTGGTCAGATTTTAAATTTAAATCGTCCAGTTGTTCCATGGAATAATTTGCCAGCACATTTGCGGAATCATAAAATTTATGTGAAAGAATAAAGTAGTCTGAAATCATCTGGAGGTTTGAAATACTTTTTTCTTTCATAACTATCGTAAACTTTTTATGGTTAGCAGAATCGGGAATAATGGTTTTTATATTCTCCAGATATGGCTTCATATTTGGATTATTCGTGAGCGGGCATTTATTTGCTTTAAAGGTAAAAATGACATCATCCGTTGTTATCGGCGTACCATCATCCCAGGAAGCCTCCTCCAATAGATCGTACGTAAATCTCAGATAATCATCAGAAATCACAGGCATGGCTTTTACCAGCATAGGAATTATCTGTTGGTTTGCCTGGTCATAAGTCAGCAGCGTAAAGTGAGTCAGCCGCAGAATCCATAAAGCATTAAAGAAGGATGTATTTACAGGATGAAGATATTGCGGATCAGATAACCAATGTACCACCAGTACATTATCTTTTGACCACGCGGGGTCAATATGTTGCGCATCCTTGAGCTGAACAAAAGCTCCGTGGTTTACATTAGAAATAGTAGTTCCTCTATCATTATGATTACACGAAGGGAAAAAAATACCTGAAAAAATAAAGGCCCAAATCACATACCGGAACCGTTTCATGAAAATGGTTTTGATCCATCTAATCTAAGTATTGAACAAATGCTCAATAGTTTTATTTTTAAAGTATCCTTACTTTCTGTTCCCCAAACAATCAGCATTATGGGGCGTTAATTATAAGATGGAAACCATTTTAATAACAGGAGGAACAGGATTGATCGGGAATTACCTTACTTCCTTTCTTCAAAATGCAGGATATAAAATAACTTATCTAAGCAGAAAAAAGAACACTACCGGAACAGTAAAGACCTATCTATGGGATCTTAAAAATTACCGGATTGATGAAGAAGCAATTACCACATGTAATCACATTATTCATCTTGCAGGGGCAAATGTAGCAGATAAAAGGGGACACCTGCCTATAAAAAAGAAATTGCGGACAGCCGCATAGAAAGTCTAAATCTCCTTTATGAATCTTTAAGTAAAATTCCGAACCAGGTACAAACCATCGTTTCTGCTTCCGGTATAGGCTATTATGGTGATCAGGGTAATGAATGGCTATCAGAGGACCAGCTAGCAGCGCGAAACAATGATTTTTTAAGTCTGGTATGCGATCAATGGGAGCAGGCAGCCCGAAAATTGTCACAATTAAATAAAAGGGTTATCATCATCAGGACCGGAATTGTGTTGACAGAAAAAGGTGGTACGCTTCCTCCTTTATTACAATCGCTGAAATTTGGAATTGCACCTAT from Chitinophagales bacterium includes these protein-coding regions:
- a CDS encoding NAD-dependent epimerase/dehydratase family protein, whose protein sequence is METILITGGTGLIGNYLTSFLQNAGYKITYLSRKKNTTGTVKTYLWDLKNYRIDEEAITTCNHIIHLAGANVADKRGHLPIKKKLRTAA